In Mercurialis annua linkage group LG5, ddMerAnnu1.2, whole genome shotgun sequence, a single genomic region encodes these proteins:
- the LOC126681904 gene encoding uncharacterized protein LOC126681904 has product MVKGEGSRSTERREVHDSLKEQRKNRLKIEKPAISIGREAPEPRSAHNTSLASCGEKKLQGMNTSFMVLVPKVAGSTDIKDYRPISLVNGFFKLLSKTLSLRLAPLLSMVISKNQHDFIKGRSILECSVIANELVHMATRRKNNLLDLKLDFHKAFDSISWAYLLSVMSSMNFPQKWLDWMMVCLSKATPSVLVNGSPVEPFGLKRGVRQGDPISPYLFLIVVEVTDFFTSHCRQHVALHSLQYCAAAKSAKDLCCYELISRLTINFHKSSIMGINVSEINLLLPAEIVGCKVDSFPIRHLGLPLANRKFFVGTWNYVVERFKGRLALWKGNLLSPAGRLILIKSVLFSIPVYFMSIHGIPKQIYGDAGILYEPISMEGKYF; this is encoded by the exons atggtaaagGGTGAAGGATCACGATCAACAGAACGACGTGAAGTTCATGATAGTTTAAAGGAGCAAAGAAAGAATAGATTGAAG atcgagaagccAGCCATAAGCATTGGGCGAGAGGCCCCCGAACCTCGCTCTGCTCACAATACCTCTCTTGCTTCTTGTGGGGAAAAAAAGCTCCAG GGTATGAATACATCTTTCATGGTTTTGGTGCCTAAAGTGGCGGGATCAACGGACATTAAAGATTATAGACCTATCAGTCTAGTCAATGGCTTCTTTAAACTCCTCTCAAAGACCCTCTCCTTGAGGCTAGCACCTCTTCTGTCTATGGTTATCTCAAAAAATCAGCATGATTTCATAAAGGGCAGGAGCATTCTCGAGTGTTCAGTGATTGCTAATGAACTTGTTCACATGGCAACAAGAAGGAAGAACAATTTGCTTGATCTTAAGTTGGACTTCCACAAAGCATTTGATAGCATTAGTTGGGCTTACCTGTTGTCGGTTATGTCCTCCATGAACTTTCCGCAAAAATGGCTTGATTGGATGATGGTTTGCTTATCAAAGGCAACTCCGTCTGTATTAGTAAATGGTAGTCCGGTGGAGCCATTTGGATTGAAAAGAGGAGTCAGACAGGGAGATCCCATCTCTCCTTATCTGTTTTTAATTGTTGTGGAAG TAACCGATTTCTTTACTTCACACTGCAGACAACACGTTGCTTTACATTCCTTACAATATTGTGCAGCTGCAAAATCTGCCAAGGATCTTTGCTGTTATGAACTAATATCGAGGTTAACTATAAATTTCCATAAGAGCTCAATTATGGGAATTAATGTTTCAGAGATTAATTTGTTGCTTCCAGCAGAGATAGTGGGGTGCAAAGTTGATTCTTTCCCTATCAGACATTTGGGGCTACCATTAGCAAACAGGAAGTTTTTTGTGGGTACTTGGAATTATGTTGTTGAACGGTTTAAGGGCCGTTTAGCTCTCTGGAAAGGTAACCTTCTATCTCCGGCGGGGAGGCTTATTCTAATCAAGTCCGTGCTTTTTAGTATCCCGGTTTATTTCATGTCGATTCATGGTATACCGAAGCAGATTTATGGAGATGCTGGAATCTTATACGAGCCGATTTCTATGGAAGGGAAATATTTCTAA